One segment of bacterium DNA contains the following:
- a CDS encoding transposase, protein MGRWHNFYVDNHVHFCTYTAKDWRPLLTEPAIECLYDEWHKNSKRFAVQTWAYVIMPEHVHMLLWSEQGNSILRFIQRTLGQTSKRLSPAKESFWKERPRVFPIYSEDIVREKIEYIHANPVRRGLTETPEAWPQSSYSQLVLGDNSPAYQCARIAL, encoded by the coding sequence ATGGGACGATGGCATAATTTCTACGTGGATAATCACGTCCACTTCTGCACCTACACAGCAAAAGACTGGCGCCCGCTTCTCACGGAACCAGCGATAGAGTGCCTCTACGACGAATGGCACAAGAACTCCAAACGCTTCGCCGTCCAGACATGGGCCTATGTCATCATGCCAGAGCACGTGCACATGCTGCTATGGTCAGAACAAGGGAATAGCATCCTCCGCTTCATCCAAAGAACCTTAGGTCAAACATCAAAGCGATTATCACCCGCTAAAGAAAGCTTCTGGAAGGAGCGACCAAGAGTATTTCCGATATACTCTGAAGATATAGTGCGAGAGAAGATCGAATATATCCACGCTAATCCGGTGCGCCGTGGTTTAACAGAGACCCCAGAGGCATGGCCTCAATCAAGCTATAGCCAATTAGTGCTTGGAGATAACTCGCCAGCCTACCAGTGCGCGCGCATCGCATTATAA